The Myxococcota bacterium genome window below encodes:
- a CDS encoding nuclear transport factor 2 family protein: MNCASCGRANRSGARFCSGCGQALAPRCPRCGAECPADAQFCDACGAALGSPAPPPLETTARKVVTIVFADLVGSVGLHERLDAERARRFMARYHEGMTAVVRAHGGTVVQLLGDGVLCAFGVPRVGEDDAIRGVRAAVAMQVAFRELLREQAEAVGAAGLRIAVNTGEVIVSDDQTSVTGDPTNVAARLQQEARDGDVLLGEATRRLVAGEVTLESLGSFALRGRVEPVSAYRVVSLESPGGARPGTSFVGREDELRRLRAVFDTAVAAPGARMAVLLGSPGLGKSRLLAEFARRVSERATVLSARCDPARGRSFAPVAAALRAQLGLGDALGPDDLRAALERAVPGADAERARLASGLEALFAGAPASPEETFFVVRRLLAGLAVSRPVVLAIDDVQWAEPLLLDLAEHLVEWSSGVPLLVLLGSRPELRELRSSLATPGGVVAEVVTLSGLDASAAARLAANAIGADELPAAVVGRVLAASEGNPLFVGELVRMLVQDGALRRDGERWIVGIELARLEMPPTIHALLAARIERLAADERAILERAAVVGRHFSRAAVAHLLQRDPAELDARLESLRRSELIEPDNGWFLGEPGLRFHHALIRDAAYRRVLRRTRAELHERLAEWIAAQAGEAREHAERIGFHLEQAHAHLRELGPLDSHGGAVGARAARHLGGAGRAALARDELTLAADLLGRALGCLDADDPARAELALDWCESLLAAGEVASASRAVAELARFAPSSERLRAWHACFAAELAVLTDPEALRAAAESAEAAAAALAAAGDVAGEAKAHSVHATALARLGRIGASEAALDHALAAARRAQDRRRANSVLAGAPVAALYGPSPVARASGRCLDVVRVLRITQGAPVVEAVALRCQAVLEALRGRADAARRMIGAARRTVEELGLAPQLLEVEFFAGYIELLEGEPEAAARCLSVAYEGLREHGLAIDAARAAALLARARLAQGDAIGAEVLSQESERLAGDDLQAAIAWRGVRAEALARRGEHAAAVELARAAVEIASATDALLHHANARRALATALRAAGRGAEADAEDARAVELWEAKGATLLAERAGRLARVDPLAQPRRVSDHAAAAQRTRLGPRTLAVLGDSLELARGLEPHELVLSEVDANGRARDEVIASEKLGEAIARLYERYAERLPAGPARSRAAATARAVAALFGPADPDLWAPAFAPGIEFIDTRTVGPGRVRGLEAVLQSIRALFELSASFSVQVVDLWALRADALVVGWANSGERRDGGGGFERDLCQLFAFGPDGRLERWEQFDAGSQSEALARFAALPELRVDAPIVRANAATAYQERVVAAIRARDLDALSSLLADDITNVDHVGVATTYDRERLLQGWRAMFEEGASEVSYDSLASLGDSLTLGRQAYAFDGSSTRDLEFGPTTHESLVLVEVDERGRAVRSEVFMPQNLGDAIARLYERYAELAPDGPERARAAATARSVSALPWRGRLDLERYASSFSPEVRLLDHRTVGAGVVTGAEAVTRAIRTLLELSAELSAQVPRVIGVRPDALLALHVTFGRDLVSGGEFERSAVMLWQFGADGRLTRFEQFDLSREAEARERFLALGGASDSSSVPPANAATRALERFERAWNARDWPGVAASYAPGHAMDDRRRLFRMQVESADFVANERHLFELEGSRWQSERVATRGERLGLFRVRFGARAGSGGGPSAVEALDVIEVDALGRRRALVVFDSDALDEALAELGRRHALGESLGGGAPVLRIENAASRSLESFGRAWEARDWTACVALIAPDFRCEDRRGLMQLELDRAQFLAFMRELYDTIESQLPNVILATRGQRLALARLRYSGSGDTVGASESENLAVVEVDEHGQRTAMVRFDSEELEEAYDELERRYASGEAAPFPTTRDTLRRLESATAARDWSALASVFAPDLVFHDHRPMGFGTLRSRDEYLAHLRELFELAPDVRSRAEHVLELDERGVLNVGHWQGTRDGGPFEIAGANLLELDGAGRIWRWDAYALEQLELARAHFAERRAVPGQVAPNAAWHFTGQRLARIVPAGDWDALRALVTPDFVFDDRRRQALVRGDVETYVRNLSVVRSWGEIALQRELLATSGQRLALERLRYSGGAGEGAFEGEFLRLVELDAGGRLRGFVHFDPEDRAAAQAELRARAEPPQRAIERFASTNQATVALDRLLAALAASDWRGARRLCAGGAELERGLAELCKRVESGAVRARTLVGAADPRSAVELLRGDSAESLWMLELDAEGRIALLREFAPDERPRALRELRDRLCARDPVAAAVLAPGIELADALDARDSVRVRAVLSDDFVLLDHRRMRLGLLEGPAAYAESVAVMAELASRVRVVTPFRLALEPHGVVSVVQVSGTLVQGGEFEGNHLALMTVAAGRITRIEFFEPDDAEHAVARLAELRA, from the coding sequence GTGAACTGCGCGAGCTGCGGCCGAGCGAATCGCTCCGGCGCCCGATTCTGCAGTGGCTGCGGGCAGGCGCTCGCGCCCCGCTGCCCGCGCTGCGGGGCCGAGTGCCCGGCCGATGCGCAGTTCTGCGACGCCTGCGGCGCGGCGCTCGGAAGTCCCGCGCCGCCGCCGCTCGAGACCACGGCGCGCAAGGTGGTCACGATCGTCTTCGCCGATCTGGTCGGCTCGGTGGGGCTCCACGAGCGGCTCGACGCGGAGCGCGCCCGCCGCTTCATGGCTCGCTACCACGAGGGAATGACGGCCGTGGTCCGGGCCCACGGCGGGACCGTGGTCCAGCTCCTGGGCGACGGGGTGCTGTGCGCGTTCGGCGTGCCGCGGGTGGGCGAGGACGATGCCATCCGCGGCGTGCGCGCGGCGGTCGCCATGCAGGTGGCTTTTCGCGAGCTCTTGCGCGAGCAGGCCGAGGCCGTGGGCGCCGCGGGCCTGCGCATCGCGGTCAACACGGGCGAGGTGATCGTCTCCGATGACCAGACCAGCGTGACGGGCGATCCGACCAACGTCGCGGCGCGCCTGCAGCAGGAGGCGCGCGATGGCGACGTTCTGCTCGGCGAGGCGACCCGGCGCCTGGTCGCGGGCGAGGTCACGCTCGAGTCACTGGGCAGCTTCGCGCTGCGCGGCCGCGTGGAGCCCGTGTCGGCCTACCGGGTCGTGTCGCTCGAGTCACCCGGGGGAGCCCGGCCGGGGACCAGCTTCGTGGGACGCGAGGACGAGCTGCGCCGCTTGCGCGCCGTGTTCGACACCGCGGTCGCCGCGCCCGGCGCGCGCATGGCCGTGCTGCTCGGCTCACCGGGCCTGGGCAAGTCGCGCTTGCTCGCCGAGTTCGCCCGCCGCGTGAGCGAGCGGGCGACCGTGCTGTCCGCGCGCTGCGACCCGGCGCGAGGCCGCAGCTTTGCGCCCGTGGCCGCGGCGCTGCGCGCCCAGCTCGGGCTCGGTGACGCGCTTGGGCCCGACGACCTTCGCGCCGCGCTCGAGCGCGCCGTGCCCGGCGCGGACGCCGAGCGCGCGCGGCTCGCGAGCGGCCTCGAGGCGCTCTTCGCCGGCGCCCCCGCCTCGCCCGAGGAGACCTTCTTCGTCGTGCGCCGGCTGCTCGCGGGGCTGGCCGTGTCGCGTCCCGTGGTGCTCGCGATCGACGACGTGCAGTGGGCGGAGCCGCTCTTGCTCGACCTGGCCGAGCACCTGGTCGAGTGGTCGAGCGGCGTGCCGCTCCTGGTGCTGCTCGGCTCGCGCCCCGAGCTGCGCGAGCTGCGCTCGTCGCTCGCGACACCAGGCGGTGTCGTGGCCGAGGTGGTGACTCTCTCGGGCCTCGACGCCTCCGCAGCAGCACGGCTCGCGGCCAACGCGATCGGCGCGGACGAGCTGCCCGCGGCGGTGGTCGGGCGCGTGCTCGCCGCGAGCGAGGGGAACCCTTTGTTCGTGGGCGAGCTCGTGCGCATGCTGGTGCAGGACGGCGCGCTGCGGCGCGACGGCGAGCGCTGGATCGTCGGGATCGAGCTCGCCCGGCTCGAGATGCCGCCGACCATCCATGCGCTGCTGGCCGCGCGCATCGAGCGGCTGGCCGCGGACGAGCGCGCGATCCTCGAGCGCGCCGCGGTGGTCGGGCGCCACTTCTCGCGCGCCGCCGTCGCGCATCTCCTGCAGCGCGACCCCGCGGAGCTCGACGCGCGGCTCGAGTCGCTCCGGCGCAGCGAGCTGATCGAGCCCGACAACGGCTGGTTCCTCGGGGAGCCCGGGCTGCGCTTCCACCACGCGCTGATCCGCGACGCCGCCTACCGGCGCGTGCTGCGCCGCACGCGCGCCGAGCTGCACGAGCGCCTGGCGGAGTGGATCGCCGCGCAGGCGGGCGAGGCGCGCGAGCACGCCGAGCGGATCGGCTTCCACCTCGAGCAGGCGCACGCGCACCTGCGCGAGCTGGGCCCGCTCGACTCGCACGGCGGGGCGGTCGGCGCGCGCGCGGCGCGGCACCTGGGGGGCGCCGGGCGGGCGGCGCTCGCGCGCGACGAGCTGACGCTCGCGGCCGACCTGCTCGGCCGCGCGCTCGGCTGTCTCGATGCCGACGACCCGGCGCGCGCCGAGCTCGCGCTCGACTGGTGCGAGTCACTGCTGGCGGCGGGCGAGGTCGCTTCGGCCAGCCGCGCGGTCGCCGAGCTCGCGCGCTTCGCCCCGAGCTCCGAGCGCCTGCGCGCCTGGCACGCCTGCTTTGCCGCCGAGCTCGCGGTGCTCACCGACCCCGAGGCGCTGCGCGCCGCCGCGGAGTCGGCCGAGGCGGCGGCGGCCGCGCTGGCTGCGGCGGGCGACGTCGCGGGCGAAGCCAAAGCGCACTCGGTGCACGCCACGGCCCTCGCGCGGCTGGGTCGGATCGGCGCCTCTGAGGCGGCGCTCGACCACGCGCTCGCGGCGGCGCGCCGCGCACAGGACCGGCGGCGCGCGAACAGCGTGCTGGCCGGCGCGCCGGTCGCCGCCCTGTACGGCCCGAGCCCCGTCGCGCGCGCCAGCGGTCGCTGTCTCGACGTGGTGCGCGTGCTGCGAATCACTCAGGGGGCGCCGGTGGTCGAGGCCGTCGCGCTGCGCTGTCAGGCCGTGCTCGAGGCGCTGCGCGGCCGCGCCGACGCCGCTCGGCGCATGATCGGCGCGGCGCGCCGCACGGTCGAGGAGCTCGGGCTCGCGCCGCAGCTGCTCGAGGTCGAGTTCTTTGCGGGCTACATCGAGCTGCTCGAAGGGGAGCCCGAGGCCGCGGCGCGCTGCCTGTCGGTGGCCTACGAGGGGCTGCGCGAGCACGGGCTCGCGATCGACGCCGCACGGGCGGCGGCGCTGCTCGCGCGCGCGCGTCTCGCGCAAGGCGATGCGATCGGCGCCGAGGTGTTGAGTCAGGAGAGTGAGCGGCTCGCCGGCGACGACCTGCAGGCCGCGATCGCCTGGCGCGGCGTGCGTGCGGAGGCGCTCGCCCGGCGCGGAGAGCACGCCGCCGCCGTGGAGCTCGCGCGCGCGGCCGTCGAGATCGCCTCGGCCACCGACGCGCTGCTGCATCACGCCAACGCGCGCCGCGCGCTCGCGACCGCGCTGCGCGCGGCTGGCCGCGGCGCGGAGGCCGACGCCGAGGACGCGCGCGCGGTCGAGCTCTGGGAGGCCAAGGGCGCGACGCTGCTCGCCGAGCGTGCCGGGCGCCTGGCGCGCGTCGATCCGCTCGCGCAGCCCCGACGAGTGAGTGACCACGCCGCGGCCGCGCAGCGGACCCGGCTCGGCCCACGCACGCTCGCCGTGCTGGGTGACTCGCTCGAGCTCGCCCGGGGTCTCGAGCCGCACGAGCTCGTGTTGTCCGAGGTCGACGCGAACGGGCGGGCGCGCGACGAGGTCATCGCGTCCGAGAAGCTCGGCGAGGCGATCGCCCGACTCTACGAGCGCTACGCCGAACGGCTGCCCGCCGGGCCTGCCCGGTCGAGGGCCGCAGCCACGGCGCGCGCGGTCGCTGCGCTGTTCGGGCCGGCGGATCCAGACCTCTGGGCGCCGGCCTTCGCTCCCGGGATCGAGTTCATCGACACGCGCACCGTCGGCCCGGGCCGGGTGCGCGGGCTCGAGGCGGTGCTGCAGAGCATCCGCGCGCTGTTCGAGCTGTCGGCGAGCTTCAGCGTGCAGGTCGTCGACCTCTGGGCGCTGCGCGCCGACGCGCTCGTGGTCGGCTGGGCCAACTCCGGTGAACGGCGCGACGGTGGCGGCGGCTTCGAGCGCGATCTGTGTCAGCTCTTCGCGTTCGGACCCGACGGCCGCTTGGAGCGCTGGGAGCAGTTCGACGCCGGGAGTCAGTCCGAGGCGCTCGCGCGCTTCGCCGCGCTTCCCGAGCTGCGGGTCGACGCGCCGATCGTCCGAGCCAACGCCGCGACGGCGTATCAGGAGCGGGTCGTCGCCGCGATCCGCGCGCGCGATCTGGACGCGCTATCGAGTCTCCTGGCCGACGACATCACCAACGTCGATCACGTCGGGGTCGCGACGACCTACGACAGAGAGCGGCTGCTCCAGGGCTGGCGGGCGATGTTCGAAGAAGGCGCGAGCGAGGTGAGCTATGACTCTCTCGCCAGCCTCGGTGACTCGCTGACGCTGGGCCGGCAGGCATACGCGTTCGACGGCTCCTCGACTCGCGACCTCGAGTTCGGTCCCACGACACACGAGAGCCTGGTGTTGGTCGAGGTCGACGAGCGGGGGCGAGCCGTGCGCTCCGAGGTGTTCATGCCCCAGAACCTCGGCGACGCGATCGCGCGCCTCTACGAGCGCTACGCGGAGCTGGCGCCCGATGGACCGGAGCGAGCCCGGGCGGCGGCCACCGCGCGCTCGGTCTCTGCGCTGCCGTGGCGTGGCCGTCTCGACCTGGAGCGCTACGCGTCGAGCTTCTCACCGGAGGTCCGGCTGCTCGACCACCGGACGGTGGGCGCGGGCGTCGTGACCGGTGCCGAGGCGGTGACTCGCGCGATTCGAACGCTGCTCGAGCTCTCGGCCGAGCTCAGCGCGCAGGTCCCGCGCGTGATCGGAGTACGGCCCGATGCGCTGCTGGCGCTGCACGTGACGTTCGGCCGCGATCTCGTGAGCGGGGGCGAGTTCGAGCGCTCGGCCGTCATGCTCTGGCAGTTCGGAGCCGACGGGCGACTGACCCGGTTCGAGCAGTTCGACCTGAGCCGCGAGGCGGAAGCGCGCGAGCGGTTTCTGGCGCTCGGAGGCGCGAGTGACTCGAGCTCCGTTCCCCCAGCCAACGCGGCCACGCGCGCGCTCGAGCGCTTCGAGCGCGCCTGGAACGCGCGCGACTGGCCGGGAGTGGCGGCGAGCTACGCGCCGGGCCACGCCATGGACGACCGCCGGCGGCTGTTCCGCATGCAGGTGGAGAGCGCGGACTTCGTCGCGAACGAGCGGCACCTGTTCGAGCTCGAAGGCAGCCGCTGGCAGAGCGAGCGGGTGGCGACGCGGGGCGAGCGGCTGGGTCTCTTCCGCGTGCGTTTCGGCGCGCGCGCCGGGAGCGGCGGCGGCCCGAGCGCGGTCGAGGCGCTCGACGTGATCGAGGTGGACGCCCTGGGGCGGCGCCGCGCGCTGGTCGTGTTCGACTCCGATGCCCTGGACGAGGCGCTTGCGGAGCTCGGGCGGCGACACGCGCTCGGTGAGTCACTTGGCGGAGGGGCTCCGGTCCTGCGCATCGAGAACGCCGCGAGCCGCTCGCTCGAGAGCTTCGGTCGCGCGTGGGAAGCGCGCGACTGGACGGCCTGCGTCGCGCTCATCGCGCCCGACTTCCGCTGCGAGGACCGCCGCGGCCTGATGCAGCTCGAGCTCGATCGGGCCCAGTTCCTGGCGTTCATGCGCGAGCTGTACGACACGATCGAGAGTCAGCTTCCCAACGTGATTCTCGCCACCCGAGGCCAGCGGCTGGCGCTCGCCAGGCTGCGCTACTCGGGCTCCGGAGACACCGTGGGCGCCAGCGAGTCGGAGAATCTCGCGGTGGTGGAGGTCGACGAGCACGGCCAGCGGACCGCGATGGTGCGCTTCGATTCCGAAGAGCTCGAAGAGGCGTACGACGAGCTCGAGCGCCGCTACGCGTCGGGCGAGGCCGCGCCGTTCCCCACCACCCGCGACACGCTCCGGCGGCTCGAGAGCGCGACGGCGGCGCGCGATTGGAGCGCGCTGGCTTCCGTGTTCGCGCCCGACCTGGTGTTCCACGACCACCGGCCCATGGGCTTCGGCACGCTGCGCTCGCGCGACGAGTATCTCGCACACCTGCGCGAGCTGTTCGAGCTGGCGCCCGACGTGCGCTCGCGCGCGGAGCACGTGCTCGAGCTGGACGAGAGGGGGGTGCTGAACGTCGGTCACTGGCAGGGCACGCGCGACGGCGGTCCGTTCGAGATCGCGGGGGCCAACCTGCTCGAGCTGGACGGCGCGGGCCGGATCTGGCGCTGGGACGCGTACGCGCTCGAGCAGCTCGAGCTGGCCCGCGCGCACTTCGCGGAGCGGCGAGCGGTCCCGGGGCAGGTGGCGCCGAACGCCGCCTGGCACTTCACCGGACAGCGGCTGGCGCGGATCGTTCCCGCCGGTGACTGGGACGCGCTGCGCGCGCTCGTGACTCCCGATTTCGTATTCGACGACCGGCGCAGACAGGCGCTGGTGCGCGGGGACGTCGAGACCTACGTGCGCAACCTGTCGGTGGTGCGCTCGTGGGGCGAGATCGCGCTGCAGCGCGAGCTGCTCGCCACCAGCGGCCAGCGTCTCGCGCTCGAGCGCCTCCGCTACAGCGGCGGGGCCGGCGAAGGCGCGTTCGAAGGCGAGTTCCTGCGCCTGGTCGAGCTCGACGCGGGCGGTCGGCTGCGTGGCTTCGTGCACTTCGACCCGGAGGACCGGGCCGCCGCGCAGGCGGAGCTCCGGGCTCGCGCCGAGCCCCCGCAGCGTGCGATCGAGCGCTTCGCCAGCACCAACCAGGCGACGGTGGCTCTGGACCGCTTGCTCGCCGCGCTCGCGGCGAGTGACTGGCGCGGCGCTCGCCGGCTGTGCGCAGGCGGCGCGGAGCTCGAGCGGGGCCTGGCCGAGCTCTGCAAGCGCGTCGAGTCGGGCGCGGTCCGCGCGCGCACCTTGGTCGGCGCCGCCGACCCGCGTTCCGCGGTCGAGCTGCTCCGCGGGGACAGCGCAGAGTCACTGTGGATGCTCGAGCTCGACGCGGAGGGTCGCATCGCGCTGCTGCGCGAGTTCGCCCCGGACGAACGCCCCCGCGCGCTGCGCGAGCTGCGCGACCGCCTGTGCGCGCGCGACCCGGTCGCCGCGGCGGTGCTCGCGCCCGGGATCGAGCTCGCCGACGCGCTGGACGCGCGCGACTCCGTGCGGGTGCGCGCGGTCCTGTCGGACGACTTCGTGCTCCTGGATCACCGGCGCATGCGGCTCGGGCTCTTGGAAGGGCCCGCCGCCTACGCGGAGAGCGTCGCGGTGATGGCCGAGCTCGCCTCGCGCGTGCGCGTGGTCACGCCCTTCCGGCTGGCGCTCGAGCCGCACGGGGTGGTGAGCGTGGTCCAGGTCTCGGGGACGCTCGTGCAAGGCGGAGAGTTCGAGGGGAATCACCTGGCGCTCATGACCGTCGCGGCGGGCCGGATCACGCGCATCGAGTTCTTCGAGCCCGACGACGCCGAGCACGCCGTCGCGCGCCTGGCCGAGCTCCGCGCCTGA
- a CDS encoding L,D-transpeptidase family protein, with the protein MSFAETARPWIAGVAAIGLLAARKPELPALPQLAPVQGAESYEYTHEHDTLLDVAARAGVGFIPLTALNPDVDVWVPPANTRVRLPTDYVLPDAPHQGLVINVPEMRLYDYTSDPNSPTVLAVAVGDITDQTPVREFKVGGKRVDPVWTVPESIRAERPDLPAVVPAGPDNPLGDRWLTLGNTSYGVHGTNNLWSIGRQATHGCVRLYNHDMRALYDRVPIGTPVRIIYQRVKIGARDGGVWVEAHPDPYDMDFDPLPSTLAKLVAFDALGIVDGGSIKGSDVRKVVSESRGIPVRVGNLAAREPLREPPLR; encoded by the coding sequence GTGAGCTTCGCAGAAACTGCGCGGCCGTGGATCGCGGGGGTGGCTGCCATCGGGCTGCTGGCTGCGCGCAAGCCAGAGCTGCCGGCGCTCCCCCAGCTCGCGCCCGTTCAGGGCGCGGAGTCCTACGAATACACGCACGAGCACGACACGCTGCTCGACGTCGCGGCGCGCGCCGGCGTCGGCTTCATCCCACTCACCGCGCTGAATCCCGACGTCGACGTGTGGGTGCCGCCGGCGAACACGCGCGTCCGGCTGCCCACGGACTACGTGCTGCCCGACGCCCCCCACCAGGGGCTCGTGATCAACGTGCCGGAGATGCGCCTGTACGACTACACGTCGGATCCGAACTCACCGACCGTGCTCGCGGTCGCGGTGGGTGACATCACGGATCAGACACCCGTGCGCGAGTTCAAGGTCGGCGGCAAGCGCGTGGATCCGGTCTGGACCGTGCCCGAGTCGATCCGCGCCGAGCGCCCCGACCTGCCCGCCGTGGTGCCCGCGGGGCCCGACAATCCGCTCGGCGACCGCTGGCTCACGCTCGGCAACACGAGCTACGGCGTCCACGGCACGAACAACCTGTGGTCGATCGGGCGCCAGGCGACTCACGGCTGTGTGCGCCTCTACAACCACGACATGCGCGCGCTGTACGACCGGGTGCCGATCGGCACCCCCGTGCGGATCATCTACCAGCGCGTGAAGATCGGCGCGCGCGACGGCGGGGTGTGGGTAGAGGCCCACCCCGATCCGTACGACATGGACTTCGATCCGCTCCCGTCCACGCTCGCGAAGCTCGTCGCCTTCGACGCCCTCGGGATCGTCGACGGTGGCTCGATCAAAGGCTCGGACGTGCGGAAGGTCGTGAGCGAGTCGCGCGGCATCCCGGTGCGGGTCGGAAACCTCGCCGCGCGCGAGCCGCTGCGCGAGCCGCCCTTGCGCTAG
- a CDS encoding Lpp/OprI family alanine-zipper lipoprotein codes for MSRSRVELAFLVAAGLGLAACATSGDIDALNKKVDDLSRRLDERTAAAEQRAAAAEQKADMAASQAQAAAGQADAAARKSEAIFNKSVSKGGR; via the coding sequence ATGAGCCGAAGCAGGGTCGAGCTCGCGTTCCTGGTGGCAGCGGGTCTCGGTCTCGCCGCATGCGCGACGAGTGGAGACATCGACGCCTTGAACAAGAAGGTCGACGACCTGTCGCGCCGCTTGGACGAGCGCACCGCTGCCGCCGAGCAGCGCGCCGCCGCGGCGGAGCAGAAGGCCGACATGGCCGCGAGCCAGGCGCAGGCCGCCGCGGGTCAGGCCGACGCCGCCGCTCGCAAGAGCGAGGCGATCTTCAACAAGTCGGTCTCGAAGGGCGGCCGCTAG
- a CDS encoding protein-L-isoaspartate(D-aspartate) O-methyltransferase: MDDESASARRARMVEQQLAARGIADARVLAAMRALPRHVFVSPDQAELAYQDRALPLGEGQTLSQPFVVALMLEAARLAGPERVLEVGAGSGYVAALLSRLAREVYAIELDPELAERARRRLAELGCANVELRAGDGARGWPERAPFDAILVSAAMERLPEALAAQLAVGGRLVAPLGTPRGDQSLVRLTKTGGDSLAREELCVVQFVPLVAPRPASR, translated from the coding sequence ATGGACGATGAGTCCGCGTCGGCGCGGCGCGCGCGCATGGTCGAGCAGCAGCTCGCCGCGCGCGGCATCGCCGACGCGCGCGTGCTGGCCGCGATGCGCGCGCTGCCCCGACACGTATTCGTGTCGCCCGATCAGGCCGAGCTCGCCTACCAGGACCGCGCGCTGCCGTTGGGCGAAGGTCAGACGCTGTCGCAGCCCTTCGTCGTGGCGCTGATGCTCGAGGCGGCGCGGCTCGCAGGTCCCGAGCGCGTGCTCGAGGTTGGCGCCGGCTCGGGCTACGTGGCGGCGCTGCTGTCGCGGCTCGCGCGCGAGGTGTACGCGATCGAGCTCGACCCCGAGCTGGCGGAGCGCGCGCGGCGCCGGCTGGCGGAGCTCGGCTGCGCGAACGTGGAGCTGCGCGCCGGGGACGGCGCGCGCGGCTGGCCCGAGCGCGCGCCGTTCGACGCGATCCTGGTCTCGGCCGCGATGGAGCGTTTGCCGGAGGCGCTCGCGGCGCAGCTGGCCGTGGGCGGGCGGCTGGTCGCGCCGCTCGGTACGCCGCGCGGCGACCAGTCACTCGTGCGTCTCACCAAGACCGGCGGCGACTCACTGGCGCGCGAGGAGCTGTGCGTGGTGCAGTTCGTGCCGCTGGTCGCGCCTAGGCCGGCTTCACGCTGA
- a CDS encoding universal stress protein, with translation MSSASLQRILVATDFSPHADRAFEWAAALARRFSAQLELVTSVFVMPFAPGPPGIGIPADFTRGLREGAERRLAELAARAAGLRVTTTVLHEDPSSGICALAREHRADLLALGTRGRAGLAHVLLGSVAERTARLAPCPVLTLHADVSPPKPLKRLLVPTDFSDAARAAGELARRLLEPGGSLVFAHAIPLVLAADVPLPDPRSEAWARAEFEKLVPALGGVSAELDLRFGAADGAVLDAAAEHAADAIVMGTQGRTGLAHVWLGSVAERVIRRSPLPVFSVKPA, from the coding sequence ATGTCGAGCGCCTCACTCCAGCGGATCCTGGTCGCGACCGACTTCTCGCCGCACGCGGACCGCGCGTTCGAATGGGCGGCGGCGCTCGCGCGGCGCTTCTCCGCGCAGCTCGAGCTCGTGACCTCGGTGTTCGTGATGCCCTTCGCGCCCGGGCCGCCCGGGATCGGCATCCCGGCCGACTTCACGCGCGGCCTGCGGGAAGGCGCGGAGCGCCGGCTGGCCGAGCTGGCGGCGCGCGCGGCTGGGCTGCGGGTCACCACGACCGTGCTCCACGAGGACCCCTCGAGCGGGATCTGTGCGCTGGCCCGCGAGCACCGCGCCGACCTGCTCGCGCTGGGCACGCGCGGGCGCGCGGGCCTGGCGCACGTGCTCTTGGGCAGCGTGGCCGAGCGCACGGCGCGGCTCGCGCCGTGCCCCGTGCTGACCCTACACGCCGATGTGTCACCTCCCAAGCCGCTGAAGCGGCTGCTCGTGCCGACCGACTTCTCCGACGCCGCCCGCGCGGCGGGCGAGCTGGCGCGCCGGCTGCTCGAGCCGGGCGGCTCGCTCGTGTTCGCGCACGCGATCCCGCTCGTGCTGGCCGCCGACGTGCCGCTGCCCGACCCGCGCAGCGAGGCCTGGGCGCGCGCGGAGTTCGAGAAGCTCGTGCCCGCGCTGGGCGGTGTCTCGGCCGAGCTCGACCTGCGCTTCGGCGCCGCCGACGGCGCCGTGCTCGACGCCGCTGCCGAGCACGCCGCCGACGCGATCGTGATGGGCACGCAGGGCCGCACCGGGCTGGCGCACGTGTGGCTCGGCAGCGTGGCGGAGCGCGTGATCCGGCGCTCGCCGCTGCCGGTGTTCAGCGTGAAGCCGGCCTAG
- a CDS encoding DnaJ C-terminal domain-containing protein: MADPDLYAALGVARTASEDEIRKAYRKLARKHHPDVNPNDRKAEEKFKEISFAYEVLSDKEKRARYDEFGTQGLAQGFDPAQAREYMRWSQGARRSPSYESFSSEGDFDLDDLLGGIFGGGLGGRRARGPQRGADASGEIDVDFLDAVRGGEVRVQVADRGALRIKIPPGAVTGTKIRLAGQGDSGAQGAAAGDLYLTLRVRPHAFFRREGNDLQLELPVTIPELVQGASVEVPTADGSVTMKIPPRSQSGRVLRLRGKGAPKLGASERGDLYVKLVAELPDPADPRLEAIAKELEPLYQGRDPRAKLRSES, translated from the coding sequence ATGGCAGACCCCGACCTCTACGCGGCGCTGGGCGTGGCGCGCACCGCCAGCGAAGACGAGATCCGCAAGGCGTACCGCAAGCTCGCCCGGAAGCACCACCCGGACGTGAATCCCAACGACCGCAAGGCGGAGGAGAAGTTCAAGGAGATCTCCTTCGCCTACGAGGTGCTCTCGGACAAGGAGAAGCGCGCCCGCTACGACGAGTTCGGCACCCAGGGCCTGGCCCAGGGCTTCGACCCGGCGCAGGCGCGCGAGTACATGCGCTGGTCGCAGGGCGCGCGGCGCAGCCCCTCGTACGAGTCGTTCAGCTCGGAAGGTGACTTCGACCTCGACGACCTGCTGGGCGGGATCTTCGGCGGCGGCCTGGGAGGCCGGCGCGCGCGCGGCCCGCAGCGCGGCGCCGACGCCTCGGGCGAGATCGACGTCGACTTTCTCGACGCCGTGCGCGGGGGCGAGGTGCGCGTACAGGTCGCGGACCGCGGCGCGTTGCGCATCAAGATCCCGCCCGGCGCAGTCACCGGCACCAAGATCCGCCTCGCCGGCCAGGGCGACTCGGGCGCGCAGGGCGCGGCCGCGGGCGACCTGTATCTCACGCTGCGCGTCCGGCCGCACGCGTTCTTCCGGCGCGAAGGCAACGACCTGCAGCTCGAGCTGCCCGTGACCATCCCCGAGCTCGTGCAGGGCGCGTCGGTCGAGGTGCCCACCGCGGACGGCAGCGTGACCATGAAGATCCCGCCGCGCTCCCAGAGCGGCCGCGTGCTGCGGCTGCGCGGCAAGGGCGCGCCGAAGCTCGGCGCGTCGGAACGGGGCGACCTGTACGTGAAGCTCGTGGCGGAGCTGCCCGATCCGGCCGACCCGCGGCTCGAGGCGATCGCGAAGGAGCTCGAGCCGCTGTACCAGGGCCGCGACCCGCGCGCGAAGCTGCGGAGTGAGTCATGA